The Megalobrama amblycephala isolate DHTTF-2021 linkage group LG16, ASM1881202v1, whole genome shotgun sequence genome includes the window gctaggagcaagtcatttgctgtaatatgtgctgccgaccaagtattgagtgtacaaatgaacatactttaaagaacttgtacttttctgttttgaaaatccattttttgattgatcttaggaaatattctaatattttgagatactggattttggactttcatgagctgtacgctctaatcatcaaaaaaaaaaaaaaaaaaaaaaaaaaacttttgaaatgttttactttacatgtagggaatctagaatatgtgacccgtcacggaaaccagggacacaagtcggcagcacaactatcgagcaaaatgagaaagaagcgtttttttttcaaaattggtgattttcgtttttttgcagaatctgttagttgagatcacgaaGAAGCCTCTctgtgtttgagatagcagtattggtatatttaaaggcgtacattttgaggttcaaatcggcttgtttttttcagagattctagcacgcagtaggggcgtgtcattgtctgtgtgtatttccatactagAATCGGATACGtcggcttttgtttcttttgttattgccccgccctccaagggaagcgtggctacttatttatGCAACGCTCTGACCGGctctgatatcaaaattcagtGAAGATGGACGCCGCAAAGAATATCGCAGACGAGctgaaccgtggccgttacaccgaaaatgttttgaagtacttcttcgaaAAGCCGGATGattatgaacaagcgctcactgattctgaagacgatctgagcgacgatCAAAGCAGCATAATAAGACTGAATAATATCCCTAATCTGCAACTGAGCGAAGATGAAGACGAGGAAGAATGTATCGGACTGGCGTCAGATGAGTTGGACCGTAAGATATCAGAGGCTATATAGATAGTAACATTTGATGGGGATAAAGACAGAGAAATGGTGAAAATCCGTAACTTTGACTGTAAATGCTGCACGAGGAGAAAAGAGAACTCTCTGCATGGGAGACAGTCATGTAGCCAGAAGCTTTCTCCAGATATTATGTACAACATACGGCTGGATTCTTTAGCTGCGGAAAAAGAGTGGCAGGACATGCAaattattggacatttagaggcaaacagacgcacagtgcaaacttcggagatggttacatccacaaagaagaccccgacaaagagaaagtgtgcccGAACGACTTATTTCATTGGAGGCAACAAGATCTGCAAGAAtacttttctgtttcttatggggtgagtttccattaacatcaaagtttgtcgttttgtgttcattctaagaacACGTACACGCTTTCTCATGTGTCTATTGTTATTAGCTAGCTCAGGACTGTCGTTTTAATTGTAATCATTAGTATCGTATCTCTTGCCAAAAAGCCCCATTACTATAATGGGcttttagatggtaatgttagcatctgctattaatttgaataatgcTTCAATTGCTTGAATTGACTGGTGTGAATTACTTAGCCCACGTAAACCTGCCAGTTAGCattcttgaattgaatgtgatgCTAATCATTTTAGCTAGTGGTGGAGGAAGTGCTACATTCTTAACAAGGATTTTCTAACGTAATGGTAAATGTATCAGATTATATTCCTACTTAAGTAAAAGTATCCGTAGCTGTAAAATGTGcgttataagtcaaaagtaaaagtatttatgaagagtttaatgtacaggatttttttaatcctttgacTCAATAATTTGACCTATAATTTGTACAATGCATTCTGATATAGGTGACAAGATGCCTGTTAGCATGATGTTAAacgttttttccttttttttccctcctttttTCAGCATTGGCAAAGACACCCTGGCTGATATAGTCAAACACTATGAGGAGAATGGCGCAAGACCACGTTTGAGGAAGAAGCACTCACTGCCACGTCCGCCAGCTAGGTTCATCAGGCCTGAGGATATCAACAGAGTTGTGGACTTCATAAAAAACTATGCAGAAGACAATGCCATCATGCTGCCTGGCCGACAGCCTGGGCATAAGGATTGGCATGTGAAGTTGCTGCCAACTCATGTGTCCAAGGCCTCAGTGTGGCGTCTCTACGTGAAGTCTGCTAAGGAGCTTTGTATGTGTAAACATTGATTTAGAATTGAGTGCTTATAATGTGAAATAATGCGAAGCACTATTAGCAATTACAATACAATTAACCATAAGCAATATCTGTTTTTCAGGTGAGCGTGCAGTTTGTAAAACCAGCTTCAAAGCGCTGAGACCGACTTCTCCCACTCATCAAAAGTTGCCGGCCATGCACAGATCTCTGCTGGCAGTGCCAAAGCAATAACGAGCAGCTGATACGAAGTGCAAACCTCCCAGGTGACAGAAAGTCTGAAGCAGTAAAGAAGCAACAAGATCATCTTTCCCTTGTGCAGAAAGAGAGGGCTGTGTACAACGACATGACTGCTGCCTGCAGAAAGATTTGCTCTGGCTCTAACCTGTCTTTTGGACCGTCCCTACCAGCAAGCAAGAAGATTAGGATGCATTACAGTTTTGATTTTGCTCAGCAGGTAATACTTCACACacatttactttactttattaaTGTCCCTTAAAGGGCGATTTGGTGCATGAGAATAAGCAGCCTGATAATAGCGCAAATGCAGAATAGCatcaatatagtaatttttatctttattagACAGTTATGAATATacacaaattttatttaatctaatccaagttccctctctccctctgtcTCCAACAGTTACACTTTCCCTCAAACCCTCTCCAGCCGGACCAATGTACTTCCTGACCCCACGGAAATGTGGCCTATTTGGTGTTTCCTGTGAAGGGCTGCAGAAACAGGTGAATTACCTGATTGATGAAGGCATGTCATCTACTAAGGGAAGCAATGAAGTCATCAGCTACATGCATCATTTCTTCGGCAACTTTGGAGTTGGAGAAACAGAGGTGGATCTTCATTGTGACAACTGCAGTGGGCAGAACAAGAACAACTTCATGCTCTGGTACCTTGCCTGGCGGGTTGGACACAAGCTTCACGATAAAATTGAAATCCACTTCCTTATTGCTGGCCACACCAAGTTTTCCCCTGACTGTGGCTTTGGACTCATCAAGCAAGCCTACATGAAGACAAGAGTCAACACATTGGCAGACATCGCTGAGGTACTTTAACTTTACTTTGCTTTAATGACTTcagtgctgttttctgttctgcttcaatgaaacatttaactgaagatctttttttttttttcttcctctcttCTCTTTTTTGTCATCAGGTTGTGGAAAACAGCTCTCCTGTGAGTCACCTCAATATCCCACAGCTTGTTGGAACGGCAGAGGGCAAAGTTTTAGTCCAGACCTTCGACTGGCAGCAGCATCTGACTCACCACTTCTGTAGACTCCCACAGATCAAGAGTTATCAGCACTTCAGGTACTTATATTGAAACTTTCACATTGTGTACATACAATATAACATAGTAACAACATACACATGGGAGTATTTTATGAGAAAATATTTTGCTATGTTTAAAATGTCTTATGTGCTTATTCTGTCACAGCTTTGATGCCAAGAGACCAGGTGTGGTGCTTGCAAAAACTCACTGTGATGCACAACCTGTCGAATATCAGCTACTGCGGGACGGAGCAGATCTGCCCTCTATCGACGGTATTTCTGTCTTGGCCCCACCTGGACTGAACATTGACAGGCAGACCTATCTGTATGAAAAAATCAGGCCATTCTGTGCAGATGAGGCAAGATACATCACATGCCCAGCGCCAAGGGTCACAACACAGAAGAGACCGCGAATGTAATATCATTGGACTGTGTCACAAAGACCTTTGTCTTATGCTGCTATTACCAAGTAAAAGTGGTACTTTTGGTACATACTTGGATTCATACTCATGCCCTGgaaagttttttaaaataaacatacatagATACAGATCcttgaaagtgcttgaattttttttgtgcaagacaTTTTCTGGAAGAAATTCCTTATTATTCTCTCCAGTCCGATAATGTGTTATTTCGCCAACACTTCGTGGACTATGCTTGATTTACGTTAGTTACTTGCATTTACGCATTACGTTAAGTGTTTACCACGTGAGTTACTTTGTGTTGTACGTTGCCATGATGTTCACGCATGCACAAAGCTACTACGGTACCTCTGTGTTGGTCTTAATGAtcattctttcattcattcaacatatatgaaagtttcatttttaaaaataatttacaataaaaaattgaactttttcatgatattctaattatatgaccagcacctgtatttccATTTGTacttgtgtcaaagtgtttagatatgctgtcatagatatacttgtaaatgttactgctgtttatgttagctttcaatatacggttttatcctgattaaagctttgcTGTAGCTGAAAACATGACTGAGAAGTATAATTTTCGTAAAGGTactgtttaatttatagcatgaacaaccgTTTGTCTATGAAAATAGAAGTTTTTTGGTGTTACTTTGAAGGCGTTTGCTGGAGAAGTATGcaatagaatttagctaactggctagtggtgttggtctttgtttacgtccttgatgcaaccaaaaaaatagcaaaagaaactatacatttaaaagacatgtacaaataataaaacatacttttaCAGCCGGCTCTTAGGCTGCAACAAACAGGAGACCAGATGCGCCAATTCTTtgcagaaacatttattttacacaagAAAGACattaatataacataaataaagaaacattttaGGGCCGAGCAGGACACTCAGCATAATGCAGACCATCAAGCGCCATGCTGGAACCAGACGCCCATTCAAACCAAGCCCACACACGAACCGTCTGAGTGGCATTTAACTCTGCATCCAACAAGTGTCAGGTATGtcagccacgcctcctccagaCGGCACCTAAGGATCACACACAACCCAACAGATGCACAGCGTAGGCTGGGACGTCAAACATACTTACAGGTTGGGGcacataaacagcagcttctgcttttaattTTAACAACTGTCACCAAAGTCCAGCATCTCTAGGAAGGCCAAACACAGAAGACTTGCAATCGGGgtgaaaataacagcattttgaCAGCTTAATACTGTGCGACATGGCCTCGCCCtttttgttgcgtgttcccgggggcagggtttttttttaattgaagaaACTCATTGTAGTCCCAACCAGTCGTaattgtaggcattaaactaaATTAAGCATGATCGAAATGTCTGACACCTTGCATAAAATGTCTTGGGTCAtgactgtaaccctggttccctgattacAGGGAACAAGACACTGCGTCCCGAGACACTATTGGGGAATGCCTCCGCGTGACTGCTATCTGAAGTGACTGTCAAATCACttcaatcctattggccggcgacagcttATGACATCATACTAGTGCGACCAGGAAGTATATAAGGGGTGCCTAGAGAACATGTTATCCACTCATAATCTGAAGGGACTGTGCAGACAGCCCGGAGGCATGTCAAAGAGACACAGTGTCTCGTttcctgttctcagggaaccagggttacagtcataacctgagacattccctttcaaaagggaacttGTACTGTGTTCTGAGACGCCCTGTTTGTTGCTGCCGCGCTGTTTGAGTTAGAGCTCTGTCGAGTTAATTTCCTAATTGCTTGTTTTTCACTTAATATCAAATTTATAACATATCATTCTCTCTTTTACGGCGGGGGAACACATACCcgacattattttatataaaaaaacactcGGATTGCCTTGATATCGCTAGTTTTATCCGACTTCCCGAACATTCGCTactagctttagcccgttagcaaTAGTGGCGTGGTCACACTAGCGTTTGTACTCTTCTCTCTCACATTTTTATTCTAATGGCGGGTGTATCGGATGTGTCTCTCCCtttgagtgcaggtgaggacacGTTCGAGCTGCATGCAGTGCAGTTGGAGCTGGAGGCCGTGGAGAAGCAGATCCGACATCTGCTGGTGAAGCAGGCTGAGCTACGTGAGCGGCAAACAGTGCTGGAAACATCCTGTGCTGATGCTCACCAATCCTCGGTAAGTCTGCAGCGCGATACTAACACTCCTGCTTCCTCTATGCCGTGTGTTTCTCTGCACAGGACCCGAGCACCCAGAACGCATTCATCCCAGCCCTTGTTCACTCCAGCGCCGTCACACCAGGGACCTTGGGATCTTCAGCAGCGGAAGATGCGAGCCAGGCCTCGGACTAGGACCTCTCCTCCTCCGCTACCCGGAAGGatgttgtacctaggatagctaagtccactaaaagagggagagcgttttcacatttggctcctaaactctggaatagccttcctgataatgttcagGGCTCAGACtcactcacccagtttaaatctagattaaagacgcatctctttagccaagcattcacataatgcatctcatatcagataCGCTACGCTAATCATTctccttttgcttttctgttttacctcgggacCCCCTAGAGagtacatcagcttcagtttggattcagcctcttaagaagacctttgAAGAGACTgtgccaactcctgcgaggacttcagaagatgccacctctggatcaacatgcacattcccaaatttctatatatcctaattattgttaatatgtaattcatttttccaggatctcattgcttctaccttcaagtAAATTGCTAACAGTGTTTGTAAATtatgctaactgcattcttaaAATTGTAATGTTAACAGGGTGTCTGCTCCGCATTGTTAATTGttaaaagcgctatacaaataaatgtgaattgaatttaattgaattattaGGGAACGAAATACCACGTCGCCATGCTGAAGGGAGTACATGCAAAAAAATGGCTGTAAATAAGCACAAATAATGGCAGTTTCAACAGAAATGCTAAAACAAAACGACACACCCCTTCTGGTCACACACTAGGTTGTCAGTGACAATACTCCATATGGCCACTGCCCGAGCTAACACGCCTCAATGAGGAAGTATCTTCGTAGTAACCAAAGGACTTGTCAAAGGCCGCTCAAAGGTTTGGAACC containing:
- the LOC125248430 gene encoding uncharacterized protein LOC125248430, with the protein product MVKIRNFDCKCCTRRKENSLHGRQSCSQKLSPDIMYNIRLDSLAAEKEWQDMQIIGHLEANRRTVQTSEMVTSTKKTPTKRKCARTTYFIGGNKICKNTFLFLMGIGKDTLADIVKHYEENGARPRLRKKHSLPRPPARFIRPEDINRVVDFIKNYAEDNAIMLPGRQPGHKDWHVKLLPTHVSKASVWRLYVKSAKELCERAVCKTSFKALRPTSPTHQKLPAMHRSLLAVPKQ
- the LOC125248429 gene encoding uncharacterized protein LOC125248429; translated protein: MYFLTPRKCGLFGVSCEGLQKQVNYLIDEGMSSTKGSNEVISYMHHFFGNFGVGETEVDLHCDNCSGQNKNNFMLWYLAWRVGHKLHDKIEIHFLIAGHTKFSPDCGFGLIKQAYMKTRVNTLADIAEVVENSSPVSHLNIPQLVGTAEGKVLVQTFDWQQHLTHHFCRLPQIKSYQHFSFDAKRPGVVLAKTHCDAQPVEYQLLRDGADLPSIDGISVLAPPGLNIDRQTYLYEKIRPFCADEARYITCPAPRVTTQKRPRM